A stretch of Nilaparvata lugens isolate BPH chromosome 12, ASM1435652v1, whole genome shotgun sequence DNA encodes these proteins:
- the LOC111050115 gene encoding brain tumor protein — MDSSTEEKTFAETFNGTSSPLENDSSLTANEDQICSICNNKYIMPRLLSCLHIFCESCLNKQLSDNEGGGDMIIRDGILTCPECQQKTKVGPKGAASLPCDYVLMNILDMSAISNTSVECTSCKTKEYAIARCSDCANFLCPNCNTAHQFMRCFENHHVVKFEDLKKSKEALPIHKPVFCELHSTEPVKFYCYTCQVLICNECLVVEHCSPEHHYERLSEAADKQLTELQSLIAESRAKGAHCEELTAQLHIALNDLQMQHDTAGDLIKETFQSYKAVLEKLRDDRLEELKSIHKQRELKLMETFHSLEKSVECIENACKFTTRLLELGNAAEILSLRRCVSTQLLNLINNTHKPDVNVNIEFKSDMNKFTDAIQSTFGSFRKEVPPTAAVSVSPQEDQRSGGGVQRAMSSASAGVTCPPSSMTSSPVSSFEGELFQSQPSPVVLPPLTMMQEYNLTQLASLAVVDKLDHSPQSASPTPPQTFSLVDFFPGDISSNALSNLQALAKLGNEPETLTNGSINGTNGVITGRQTSYASLRGLLPPIEASIPLTNGSGGYAPSSPSLSQSDGLAPSITSRSLGGFASGRLQNGKSSAMQIRSKFGQMGSGDGQFNSPHGFCLGVEEDIIVADTNNHRIQVFDKGGVFKFQFGSSGKEEGQLWYPRKVAVMRPSGKFVICDRGNERSRMQLFNKNGQFLKKIAIRYIDIVAGLAVSNGGRIVAVDSVSPTVFIIGETGDLLNWFDCSDHMREPSDIAVNGKEFYVCDFKGHCVVVFTEMGKFVRRIGGENITNFPNGIDISDAGDVLVGDSHGNRFHIAVFNKDGLLLCEFECPYVKVSRCCGLKITSEGYVVTLAKNNHHVLVLNTLYIQ, encoded by the exons ATGGATTCGTCTACTGAAGAAAAAACTTTTGCCGAAACCTTCAATGGCACGTCAAGCCCACTGGAGAACGATTCTAGTCTTACTGCTAACGAAGATCAAATTTGCAGCATCTGCAA TAACAAGTACATCATGCCCAGGCTACTGTCCTGTCTTCATATATTCTGTGAGAGCTGCCTGAATAAGCAGCTGAGTGATAATGAAGGAGGAGGTGACATGATAATTAGAGATGGGATTTTGACTTGTccagaatgtcaacaaaaaaCTAAA GTTGGACCGAAAGGAGCGGCTTCTTTGCCCTGTGATTATGTGCTGATGAACATTTTGGACATGTCGGCGATCAGCAACACGTCTGTGGAGTGCACCAGCTGCAAGACCAAGGAGTATGCCATTGCGCGATGCTCGGACTGTGCAAATTTCCTTTGCCCTAATTGCAACACAGCCCACCAG TTCATGAGGTGTTTCGAGAATCATCACGTTGTTAAGTTTGAAGATTTGAAGAAGTCGAAAGAAGCGCTGCCCATTCATAAGCCTGTATTCTGCGAGCTGCACTCGACCGAACCGGTCAAGTTCTACTGCTACACGTGTCAG GTGTTGATCTGCAATGAGTGCCTGGTGGTGGAGCACTGCTCGCCGGAGCACCACTACGAGCGGCTGTCGGAGGCGGCCGACAAACAGCTGACGGAGCTGCAGTCGCTGATCGCCGAGAGCCGAGCCAAGGGCGCCCACTGCGAGGAGCTCACCGCCCAGCTGCATATTGCACTCAACGATCTACAG ATGCAACACGATACGGCCGGAGACCTGATCAAGGAGACGTTTCAGAGCTACAAGGCGGTGCTGGAGAAACTGCGTGACGACCGTCTGGAAGAGCTGAAGTCAATTCACAAGCAGCGCGAACTGAAGCTGATGGAGACCTTCCACAGTCTGGAGAAGTCGGTGGAGTGCATTGAGAACGCCTGCAAGTTCACCACCCGCCTGCTAGAGCTGGGCAATGCTGCCGAAATCCTGTCGCTGCGACGCTGTGTCTCCACACAGCTGCTCAACCTCATCAACAACACGCACAAGCCTGACGTCAATGTCAACATCGAGTTCAAGTCCGACATGAACAAGTTCACTGACGCTATACAG TCGACGTTCGGCAGCTTCCGCAAAGAGGTGCCGCCGACTGCCGCAGTGTCGGTGTCGCCGCAAGAGGACCAGCGCAGTGGAGGGGGGGTGCAGCGAGCCATGAGCAGCGCAAGCGCAGGAGTCACGTGTCCTCCCAGCTCGATGACGTCATCACCCGTCTCGTCGTTCGAGGGAGAACTGTTCCAAAGCCAGCCTTCGCCCGTAGTGCTGCCACCACTCACCATGATGCAGGAGTACAACCTGACACAGTTGGCCAGCCTGGCAGTGGTCGATAAACTGGACCACTCGCCGCAGAGCGCCAGCCCCACCCCGCCGCAGACCTTCAGTCTGGTCGACTTCTTCCCGGGCGACATCAGCTCCAATGCGCTCTCCAACCTGCAGGCGCTGGCCAAGCTCGGCAACGAACCCG AAACGTTGACAAATGGTTCGATAAACGGAACCAACGGAGTGATAACAGGACGTCAGACATCCTATGCCAGTCTGAGAGGTCTCCTTCCGCCTATCGAAGCTTCCATCCCATTGACCAATGGCAGTGGAGGTTATGCACCATCTTCGCCCAGTCTTTCCCAGTCAG ATGGGCTGGCCCCATCAATCACCAGCAGGAGCCTGGGGGGGTTCGCAAGTGGGCGGCTGCAGAACGGCAAATCATCGGCCATGCAGATACGCAGCAAGTTCGGCCAGATGGGCTCCGGCGACGGTCAGTTCAATTCGCCCCATGGCTTCTGTCTCGGCGTCGAGGAGGACATCATTGTTGCCGATACCAACAACCACCGTATTCAG GTGTTTGACAAGGGCGGAGTGTTCAAGTTCCAGTTTGGTAGTTCGGGCAAGGAGGAGGGGCAGCTGTGGTACCCGCGCAAGGTAGCCGTTATGCGCCCCTCCGGCAAGTTCGTCATCTGCGACCGAGGCAACGAGCGTTCGCGCATGCAGCTCTTCAACAAGAACGGACAGTTCTTGAAGAAGATTGCAATAAG GTACATTGACATCGTGGCCGGCCTAGCCGTGTCGAACGGCGGCCGTATCGTGGCCGTGGACAGTGTCTCGCCGACTGTGTTCATCATCGGGGAAACCGGAGATCTGCTCAACTGGTTCGACTGCAGCGACCATATGCGCGAACCATCCGACATCGCTGTCAATG GCAAAGAGTTCTACGTGTGCGACTTCAAGGGTCACTGCGTGGTGGTATTCACCGAGATGGGCAAATTCGTGCGACGTATCGGCGGCGAGAACATCACCAACTTCCCCAACGGCATCGACATCTCCGACGCCGGCGACGTGCTGGTCGGTGACTCGCATGGCAATCGCTTCCATATTGCTGTTTTCAACAAGGACGGCCTGCTGCTCTGCGAGTTCGAGTGCCCCTATGTCAAG GTGTCACGCTGCTGTGGCTTGAAAATCACGTCCGAAGGATACGTTGTAACGCTGGCTAAGAACAATCACCATGTTCTTGTGCTCAACACACTCTACATTCAGTAA